TCAGTgctataatatataacacaattttgtaattttaagaaacaacaaattaaaaaattgcaaattattattataatgtataaacgtatacacatgtataatcttataacataaaaaaatattataatcaaaatagagaataaacataaaaaaataaacataaatctaCTCAAGTTTATAATTGTAAACTACTTTATCaaatctgttttcaataaaattttattgcttgtTACTGTTGTGACTAAGaagtaaaaaactaaaaaaattgaagagtaTACACGTATTCGTTGATAAgtttttatgcaaattatatattgtgtcttttgtgtataaaaatcacgactgaaattaatattaataatattaatttaatcagtaAAATTTCTAAGTGCTCGATAATTATATGTGGCATAATATAtcttatatctatataaaagtacaattgtgTTAAGTGCGAGACAATGGTTATCGCTATTACCATTGAACAAtctcattttcataaaaatgctGTGAGAATTCGCAGATTGAAAGAATATATCTGAATTCCTCTCCTTTGCataatattctttgaataatatttatgcaGAGTGATAATTCAAAGTTAATTCGATTACTTCCTTTGCGctgattaaaatatcaaaatcaattatataatatacttattaagGGACGCATGACTCAAACCGAGATCGTAAAGTATACAATAAAGCGGATGTACAGCCTTGGTCAAAAATATTAggcattttcttttaatatttataactgaAAGAAGtttaacagaaattaaaatgtaaattattctcTGTTTCAAGAATCTTTTAAACTTATGTATAATACCAGTATTTAATATGAAGCAATACAGTTAAAAGATTctagataaacaaaaaaatatagatacttaataattttaaccaAGGCTGTTGTATATCgtatattttcttgaatttcgTATAAGAAacataatataagaaaagaataatttcagCAACCAgaagtgtaaataaaatttttattttataatgcaaagATGTTGAGCGTTAATACGTGAATCAaacgtaaaaatttatgatatgtCCGTGCAAACATCGAATTCAATTTCCAAAAATGGCGTACTATTTTTATATAGcacaaaaacaatattattaaattaattagcaataattaggattaaattgatttatatatctttttatattgtcTCGACTTCTCAGGTACGGAGAGGCTTGAGTACCAAGaatgcatttattattaatttttaagtgcGTAACcgtaaatatatttgatactatatgtattttttattatgcccgccgataatttttattttatatttatgtgtgtattagtaaattgataaaaaatacaagaacaTGCCTGAGACTTAGTCTTCATTAATTCACATGTACTTTTGTTGCACTTCAAAAGatgcaataataaatacgaGGCTAGAATGACGACACTCGTTAATGCAAGTACCTCTCTTTATGCGTAATATAATCAACTCCGCTGATATAATGTCTGGTAATAATCAGGCTAATGTACAACGTTACCTTTGATATTCACTGCAAACGTTACGGTTAAAAAGAATTTGCTCTTTGAATATCATATTACTTCCTCGACACAAGTGGATCTTCTTCCAGAAAACTActtccttttattattattattattattattattaaagtttgcccaattaaaattaaacgaataCTATTTTGTAGTATACTTGCAAAGTAATTTGCCACTGTTacaatttcttctttttgtaaTCGATTCAATACTATTTATATCttgatatgtatttaaaaaagaagaaagaggagaacttttttatttcaaaatttttaactaaaaatcgTGTTCTAACATagcgtataataataaatcaaaacaaaGGTAATTTTGCTCTCTCAAACAAAATACCTTTTATCAGAAAGGAAATTTCATCGTGAAGGAAACGGTCTCGATCAAAACCACGTCTTTCCGTCCAACTAAATTGGGACCCTCATTAATTAGAGCTTGAACTATACAGTTGCGGTTGTGGTTTACCACTGACGCTTTCCGATTATAAAGGCCACACTCAAAGGCGTGTTTGATACGCATTATGAAGAAATAACAACCTTTAAAACAGAAGCAACTTTATAGCACAATTGCATCTAATTTTGGATAAATACTATTggaagagaaaaacaaaaaataacatttttccaaaataataattattataaattgtgataattatattatataattgtgataattatacatatatagcgTTGCCATATATATTGCGCGCAGAAAGGAGTGGTGAGATGTTTAATGGGAAGGGGAACAACGAAGCTGACGACACAGGCATATATACCAGAAGTATCATTCTGTTGAGTGGCAAAAACGAGGAAACATTGATCACCTTTGCTACCGACTACACTCTTTAAGTAAAAGTATGACATAAACAAATCGCATATATATGTCAAGTGTTTTATGTGATTCGCACGTTTCTCGCACGAATAGTGTGTTGCGTATTATCAATAAAGCAACTAAACGCGAATgtcgatattaaaataaataaaaaaaaagaaaccggTATAGAGCAAACGATTGATTAGTGTTACGTTGTATATAAACTCCAGACTAATTTATTAAagtgaataatttaatattgttgttttatgccatttttttgaaataaaattgtgaagAAGAGATGACAATAAAAGTTTTGCTAATGAGATAAATTACTACGTTCTTTAAAAGtcgagaagaaaaaatataacaaaaaacgTTATTctgaaaaatgcgtttaaaatatttacatcttgAAAAAAACGTAGAAGCTTATATGGAATTCTGTGTGCTTAttgctaattataattactCCCGAGGACattgtaacataaaaaatttttaatgcatttttttttttaagtattcgtTTGTATTATCTTTTCTATCACTAGTTAAATTCATTGTTAAGACTGTGTCATAAAgccgttattaaaatttaatatgtccttttaaataaatatctcgaattcttaaactaaaatttaataaatttacgtaaatttattacttaatataCTTAtagtaaatcaattttttttttatttattcctatTAAAAGTGAAATCTTTGTCATGCGTAGCTCCTAATACCGTGCCTAATAGTGTCCGCTAAAACAATGAAGTTGCTAGTCGTGTCTCTAGTCTTTGTGACGACGATCGCTGTTGCGAGAACACAAAGATACACGGCCAAACCAGGTTCGTGTCCACCTGCCTTACCTGTGCAGTTCTGCGGTCGATCCTGCTACGTTGACGCACACTGCACAGGAATCGGCAAATGTTGCCCGACCCGATGCGGCGGTTCCATTTGCTCCATGCCTGTCACGATGACGCAACCTACCCAGACAGGTGAGTAATTTCCTGGTTGCATTAATTACGTCTGATttgtcaatttaaataaataggaacattttaaagcaatataaaatatactgtaatattaaacattacagTGAAGtgaaatttatgcaatttacgtcaacacatttaaaaaagaaatatttggcTTTGACCTATgtaagtttcaattttttttttatattataacccattaaaaaatattttttagaaaaaaaaactgtttcattaataatttttctaaaaagttagaattttgacaattttttactcttacctcataattattgtgttatacattatataaagaTTGTGTAgcatttctataaatattgtaataatttttatggagAAACACGATAAATTAATGATGAAACATACAAGCCTGTAAAAATGAATAATCTATTGTGCAGAGAAACCAGGAGCTTGCCCATCAATACCGACGGGAAGATGGGTATGCTCATCAACTTGTAATGGCGACAACGATTGCAAAGGGACCTTAAAATGCTGCAAAAACAGATGTGGAGCTCTAGCTTGTCAGAAGCCAGAGATTGAAGCAGTTAGATCCGACGAAGCTCCAATTCAACCGATTGGTCTGCGCTTCGGAAACGATTACACCGATTACTATTCCTAATCTCGATTTTATATATGCCtattacatttgtaataattaatatatccaGCACTGagttcataattattatgttattgcataataaaataattatagtaataatcaattttttgcgattttaaCGTTTACAATCTTATATGCGTtccattaataattttctcgtcTACAATTTAATACGACACGGtaagaaaactaataaaatagtatatctGTGTTATAATTCTTGCAATTATACTGTTACTACGAAAAAAATTAGCAGAGACTATTAAGGACGTGTCATTGTCAAAGTgttaccaaaaattttttaatttcttagattattctattattacgtgTTATTATTGAGTGTTTGAAACTTAAaagtaattcttttattaatttaaaaagtatttaattttttgtttactcttgatttcTATGTAAAATCGTGTTTCGTActcatttgaaaatttaatgacGAAATAGCATTACAAACTAAATCtaactttttttatgtactaataaaactcaaataaatattcttgcaaaaattcatttaaattttactcatctaaaagttatttatttcaaactgcTGCAAAATATAATCATTCTCGCGGCCttataagcaaaattttttattttttatttttttgcggCTGGTTTCGTGATGAAAATGCGGTAtttaaaaccaaaatttttgatcattgattaagaaaaaaaccaaaGAAGTTTGCAGTTTTCTAATTTTGATAAGTTTTAGCTGCTATTATAAAGCTAAAACATCTTTAAACtatcatacatataattaataaaataattatatttaaatttatatttcttaatttatccGTTGTATTTCAAGAGaaatttatatcaaagaataacaaattagattaataaaatttatatgaataaaattacgaAAAGAAGCTATTGAggtaaagaaacatttaatgaATCTCCATATTAATCGATAATTCTAATAAACTGATAAAAGTAAAGGTCAAGGTTACGTGATAACCAGGATTAAACGTGTTTGTTATCTAACGATGGATTTACGATTCAGAATTGTGAAATGTGCCCTCGGCGTAGAAATACCCTCGCgcattaatctttatttttttaaataattgcgttAATAGATAATTCAATGAATATCAAAGTGAATTCCAAACTCCACGTAATTGCAGCCTTAAATTTATTGACTAATTGTCATTGATATCTATTCGAGGCAATAAACAAAGATTGAACAACTGTGAATACTAAGTAAGAATACAGACTTCTCAAACAGCTATTCTTAAAACGCAAATCTGAAAAGTTcaacaatgaaatatgtaaagacattttataattaattacacttTTTCGATCCAGCGGTTAAAAATAATCCGTGATTAAATGAGATATCATTTATCTTATCCAAAACTgggatttttttctaaatttaagtTTATCTTATCTACAAGCATCCGgatttttcctaaatttaaattattctttaaaaatagacataaattataattattcaaattaattaaggtgtaagaaaaaagatattttttttgcttaattaAGATAAATGTAGATTAAAAGATATCCTTCGACGTAACCTTCAACAATAATCAATGATGTTGTTCAAAGTATTTTAAGAAGCGCACAAATGCTCTTTGTTATGTTATTGCAACATAAACGTGATTGAGACATTTATCTGCACACAATATCCGTGCTTATGTCCCTATCATTTACGTCACGATGCAATATGTGAAAAAACGATATTGCTCGAGTAAATGGTATTAAGAGGAGAGAAATTTTCCTAGATCAGTCTACGCTACGTAAACGAGCACGAATCGCGATTTATTATGTATCTCATTCTCCTTTCGACGTGAACACACTCAATGCCAGAGTAGAGGTGGAAAACGTTATAAAAGCCGATGATTTTATCAGCGTCTAGAAGTCTCATCGAAACCTCATCGCGGTGTTTTAGCCCAGTACCAATCCAAGAACGGCCCATAAAATGAACCGTAAGTATTTAAACTGCGCAACCTTGAAAGTTAAAGACGATGCTACGCACTTCTCGTGAACGCAATTACGTGACTTCCACGTAACATCGTTAGCATAAATCTCAATTGTTGTATGCGACGCTTGGAAGAGATTTGATGACAGTTTATGCTGCGAAAGTACCAGAACAAttctatgtattaaatatttaaatattattataggctcttacgtaaattaaatatttatttcattaattatacattcaCCGCCGCACTGTTGaagaaaattatgtgaaataaatagttgtgtatcattatataattattcctGTAAATGATACATTTGTGACGAATCTTTCTTTCAAAGAGTCGCTCGTATAAATTATGGTTCTCTAGAATCAATATaaagtttgtataatatttactttCCAGGAAGCTTATTACCGTTCGTGGTCGTGCTGATTTTGCTAGTCGCCGGCACGTTCTCTCAGACGTTTTGTGAGTAAACACTATCACTTACGCGCGGAAACACCGAGTGTAAATGTACGGAATTGCGTTTTTGAAACTTTTGCATACGAATCTTGGAAACTTCtaccatattttatttttagtgcataatttctctgtttttctatctctttttgttttttttatacccCTAAAATTGGccaaaagtgaaataaatacatcttgttttattttatatattaataaaaaataaaaattctaaaatagaaatttctTTTCCATGCACAAATTGAATGTATCATTTATCTCTTAGAATTCTTTTCAGTTCTAATAGTttacaattcaaaaattattaacaccTCAAACTTTTTATGAGGAAGATTATCTATTCTTCCTCTGCTCTAAAACGTTTTATTacgcatatattttataatttagatttatttttcctGCAAAAGGTGTTTGAATATCAGAAAAAGAGTGACGATgcattataaagaaaattttaatggaCACTTAGAGCTACGTAATATTCAATTATAGTATCACGTGTATACACGTCATCGTAATGAATGTGTCGATTATGATTCCACAACTCGCGGTCAATTTGCAACGCCATTAGTAATTAGCTTATACGATACTATCATCTATTCAAACTGTTTGATGTGCAAAGACAGcgcaattatttcttaataatgtactaataaagtaaagacaatgTAATAAGTTATTAGAGATATTCATAAggctaataataattaattaacgcgCAGAAGCTAATTGCTAACAGTACCAAAAAATCTACTACGAGAAATTGTAAGAGCTAGAGAAAAACAATAATCTACAAATAAATCTTACGAAAATCGCGGAAAAGTTTTTGTTAATTACAATagtttataaaaagatttgtatTAAGCAAACATAGACCGATATGTAAATAAAACTACAACTAATTAAAGACAGATCTTATTTGATCAATTGGATCCTTGTATTAGTATTTGTTGTggttgtttttattatttttaacagaaaagttattataaatttttagatgttgaAAACGACATTGCAAGACAAATTTTACCAGCACATTTCCGAAATAATTAAGGTTTAATGTGCAATAAATGACGTTTTGCTAACCTAGACGatataatttatcgtaataGGTTTTGCTAAAATACCTTAGCCGAATAAACACTAAgttccatttttaaatttactataatAACATACGTTATACTTAGATTATATGTGTGTCATAGAAAAAGTGTGTCATAGAAAGTAGGTAAAGAGAAGTGGGAAAATAAGCAACGCATCcgtttcgtggaataaaagtttGTAACGAAATGGATGTATgagtcatttttataaaaacttgttacaacatttgttaaatatacattattttgtggTTATAACGTTTGGAATGTCGTATGGCTCCGTGTGAAAGCGACGAATTTATAAGGAACGTTGTTCGCGAGAGGTgtgaaaagattgaaaaaaagaagtaaCGGAAGGAGCGACAGAACGAAGAATAAAACGGCAATAAACGAATTCGATTGGATTCtcagttctattaaaaaaaaaaaaaaaaaaacccagcGTTAATTTATCTCTAAAGCGATTACTatacaataatatgtaattaatataacacCCGTAAGATAAAGCGAgcaaaaattctaattaaataaaattctaattaaacagacataatcTCAACACGCTGGAAAGAGTCCGTCTTCTTAACGACTATCATTAATCGGCTGAGCGCAGAGAATTTGCATGTACCGTTCGACACTAATTTACTTCGAATTCGTGAGATCAACTGCGACGGGTTCTCTGTGCTCGCTCCTTTTAACGACAGTAGCCTTTCTAGAAAGATCCGGAAACAGAGGtaatcaataaacaattttccGATATTATTTATCTCATCAGGATCCTTCTAAAAGGATTTTTTACTTGTTTCTATACTCGGCCAAGtgaaagtttatatttatatcttcgtCAATTTGACCGCTGAGTGGCAGCCCGTGTTTGGGCGCCTGAGGCGTCGATACGCTGACGGTAATGACCGTCGCGTTCATCACCGCTCACGCGCAGCAAAAACGTGCAATTACAATCGCGCTAATTTCAGTCCCCTACAATCCCAAACAAGCGCAtatacagattttttaatttgtaatcttTAGCGAGAGTTCCTCACAGAGGAAATCTTTAAGTTTAGATTACATATTGGGATTGATAATTTCACCTGCTATAGGTGATGTACGTACAGGAACTGATAGTCCCTtagctttattattaaaaatacagctATGACAAATACGCATTATAACAAGTAAGTAAAAACGGACATTTAGAAATCAGCGCGGTAAACAGTAAGCATTTAAATTGaatgattttaattacaaaaaacttTAATCAAACTCCTTgagatttatacattaatttcaCGAAAATAGTACAGATGATTAGACTTATTCTTAAGCCATCTTCAGTGTATAATACATTAATGTGGCGGCTTGTAACAACAACAGCTGAACTATATTCCATCACTTCATCTAAAGACGAAGCTGCAAAACTTTTGTGTCTCAGCCAGATCCATAGCCGGAGAAACAGGCTGTGTGAAAAAAAACCAAACGGATGGCACATAAATTCAAATGCCTACAGGAAAGGTAAAATTCAATTTGCACTGTACTTACAGCTCGTTACGGATCGAATCCTTTTGGAGTCGGAAATTCACCAGGCAATAGGACCGGAAATCCATTAGGCAGTGGGAGCAGAAATTCACCATTTGGTGGGGCCGGAAATCCACCAGGTAAAGGAAGAAAAAATCCACTAAACGGTGGACCCGGAAATCAATCAGGTAGTGGAAGCAAAAATTCACCATTTGGTAGAGCCGGAAATCAACCAGGCAGTGGGAGCAAAAATTCACCACTTGATGGGGCCGGAAATCCACCAAGCAGTGAGAGCAGAAATTCACCATTCGATGGGGCTGGAAATCCACCAAGCAGGGGAAATAGAAATTCACCACGCAGTGGGGCCGGAAGTCTACCAGGCAACGGAGTCGGAAGTTCACTAGATACTAGGGAAGGAAATCCACCAAGCTATGACGACAAAAGTCCATCAGGACACACGACGGAATCGAAACCTTCTAAAGTCGAAAGTTCACCAGGCAGAAACAAAACGAGATCAAAATCTTCGGGAGCCGAAAGTCCACCAGACGAACACACGACGAAATCAAACCTGGCTGGAACTTCGAGTCAGTATAgcatattattatgtaataatgaaaaaaagaataatatttgcTGCAGTTATACATATACAGCAGATTACATGTATTGCTCTAGTTACAGGTCAAACGTCGTTTCAGCAAAATGATGATGCATccacaaaaaagaaagaaaaagttactACTCAACTCGGTAAGCGTAACGACAATAAATGGTAACTTCAAAGTGTTTATTTCATATGAATTTATCATGTTGAACATTATTTGGTTGACTTTACTTAGCATTTTAAAGTTGTTGGCTCAACACTCGTTCTCATTTTAATCTTGACATTGTATAAACTGCGTCGAGGTAAAGATATGAAAGAGTAATGAACACTTTTCCaagattaattacaattttaagaaaaattgacaaaataaatttcacaatttGACTCCTCACGTTTGTTCATGGAAGCTATAAATACAGTGCAAAtctaaattttatcttttctgcAGACATTTGAATTTATGTGTCATACGTTTGGTTTTTTTTCACACAGCCTGTTCCTCCTGCAATAAATCCGGCTGAGACACAAAACTTTTGCAGTTTCGCCTTTGAACGGAGGTGATGGAATATAGCTCAGCTGTTGTTGTTATAAACATCACATTAGTATATCAAACACTGAAAATGGCTTAATAATAAGCCGAAAGGTCTGTATTATTTTTGTCAAATGAATGTGTAAATCtcaaaatgtttgattaaagtTTTTGTGAGTAAAATCAATCAATTCAAATGAGCACTGTTTTCCGCGCTGATTCCTATTTACTGGTTTTTTTCTTACTTGTTATCATGTGTATTTGTCATAACtgtatttttagtaataaaactaATGGGATTATGAGTTTCTGTACATCACCTAGCGAGTGGGATTATCAGTCTCTATATGTCATCCAAATCTAAAACTTTCATCTGTGAGGAACTCtcgttaaagaatttaaaaatccCTATATACATACGTTTCTTACGAATTCGTCGCTCTCACACGGAGTCATACGACATCCCAATGTTACAACCATAAACCAATGTACACTTAATAAACGTTgtagcaaatttttataaaaatgattcataAATCTACTTCATTACAAGTTTTTATTCCACAAAACAGTCGCGTTGTTGCCGAATCTAATTTTCCAACCTCTCTTTATCTGCTTCCTACGACAGCTTTTAAGCATATAATATTGGCGtaaagcatatttttaaatggaaaatttaaaaataggcCTTATTTAGTGTTTATTCGACTTAAGTATCTTAGCGAAACCtattacgataaattatatCATGTATATTAGcaaaaacacattaaatcttAATCATTTCGGAAACCTAACGTGCTGATAAAATTTGACTTGCAATGTCGTTTTCAATAtccaaaaatttataacaacttatctattaaaaataagtttttttttgttgtaagcTAATGTTATCGTCAATCGTTTTTCAGACAAAAGCGGTAACTGCCCGATGAGGAACACCGTGACCAATTGCGGCTCCAGGTGCATAGGCGATGGACAGTGTCCATTCAATCAGAAATGCTGCCCGAACAAATGTGGCTACACGTCGTGTGCCGACACGAGCCCCGTCAACACCGGCGGCGATGGCGGGTACAAGGGCTCGAGCAGTACGTACATACGAGAACTAATTCGATATCTTGTTTCACGGTAGAATTAACTCTTCGCTGTTCCGCATCATGTTGGATTCGCGATAACCTATCACGATTATAATAGGCAAACAGTATTTTTAGAATCCACATGTTCCTTCAGACAATAAAAATTCCTCGATTTACGTTAGATCCATAAAACGAATGAAATCGAAGATGAAATACCCTTCGCTTATTTTCGagaattttcattataaaagtttaaagtaGATTCAAGTACAGAAGTACCTAAAGAAAAGAAACGCATTTTACTTCCTAAGCGTATTAAATTACCGGAACGTTTTGTTGTGTGTTTTTACAGATCAGGCCGTTTACTGCAATGGAGTGAAGTGTGCCGCGTATGAGAAGTGCCAATATGACCGCAACACTCGGCGCGAGAAGTGCACACGTGTCTAGGACAATCTGCGATCGAATTTCTCAATTATTGgcgaataagaaatttttaaaattttattatatgttaaacaAGCAATTTACAGAAGAACAGATCAGatatagtttacaaaaaaaaaaaaaacgcagacTATCGGCagcttttttctaattttggaCACGGCGAATCTACCGGATCtacttaatattcttttatttttatcgattaacAATACAGTTAGCATGTTCACATTAAATCTGTGTTAAATCCGcgattttctgaaaaattatataaaaatcacgaATTTAATATGCAgattattagtttttaaacatattttactgCGCTGGTTTAGTCgcaaatgctttataacaatatttgccatattttatataaaattaaataattatctagataaagaaataaatttatattatctttatctatattattaaaattcatgtATATTATctctacatttattttaaataaaaaaatattatcttttttaaattatctaagttaATTTCAACAACGAGAATTGTCCTCATCTTTAACTTTCAAGTTATTATTTAACACAACAAgtgaattgtttttaaaaataaaaataaattgcacaaatCAGAAAATTGTAGCGCAAAAATTGTACCGTAAAACTTATTCCAAAATTATAAACGAAAAATTTAAAGGTTTGAAAACTTTTACAGGGAGTTTTATCAGAGTCactataatgtgaattatatgcTCTGTATATTTCTCCAACTTTAATTCCTATTTACGTATTGATCCAAATCGAAacacacttttattttttccacacttttttcacatttttttatacagtgTTATTATAACAATACTGTATATCATTGTATggttaaacttaaatttatacTTGAGTGAAAATTCACACATAGTAGCATTCCAAGGAAGCGTGATTAACATTTAATGCCTCATCGGCAATGTAAACGACATTTTAGGTCGGTCACACATGTTCAAATAAACTTGTCAAGTATGCATAGATCGTAAATGCATTATTAGTATAAATGTCGCTTACCAATTAAAT
The window above is part of the Solenopsis invicta isolate M01_SB chromosome 8, UNIL_Sinv_3.0, whole genome shotgun sequence genome. Proteins encoded here:
- the LOC105193710 gene encoding waprin-Phi1; this encodes MKLLVVSLVFVTTIAVARTQRYTAKPGSCPPALPVQFCGRSCYVDAHCTGIGKCCPTRCGGSICSMPVTMTQPTQTEKPGACPSIPTGRWVCSSTCNGDNDCKGTLKCCKNRCGALACQKPEIEAVRSDEAPIQPIGLRFGNDYTDYYS
- the LOC105193709 gene encoding waprin-Thr1; this encodes MNRSLLPFVVVLILLVAGTFSQTFYKSGNCPMRNTVTNCGSRCIGDGQCPFNQKCCPNKCGYTSCADTSPVNTGGDGGYKGSSNQAVYCNGVKCAAYEKCQYDRNTRREKCTRV